The Microbacterium trichothecenolyticum sequence GGTTCCCGTGCTTGTGCCGCTGCTGATCCTCGCGCCGTTCTTCGTGCCCGAGAGTCGCGACCCCGCACCGGGCCGTTTCGACCCCGTCAGCGTGCTGCTCTCGCTGGCCACGATGGTGCCGATCGTGTACGGCATCAAGAAGCTCGCGGTCGAGGGTCCCGTGTCGCTGGCGCCCGCGCTGTTCGCGGTCGGTGTCGTCTTCGGCTGGCTCTTCGTCCGCCGCCAGCGGCGCCTCGCGGCGCCCATGCTCGATATGAGCCTGTTCCGTCGCGGCACGTTCTCGGGCGCCATCCTGGTGAACCTGCTGAGCATCGTCGGACTCGTCGGTTTCCTCTACTTCGTGGCGCAGCACCTTCAGCTCGTCGTGGGACTCACGCCGATGGTGGCGGGCTTCGCGCTGCTCCCCGGCCTCGCGCTCATGATCGTCGCGGGCCTGGCGATCGTGCCGGTCGCCAAGCGCTTCCCTCCGCGGATGGTGGTCCCGGCAGCGCTCGCGTTCTCCGTCGTCGCGTACGTGATGGTGGCGCTCTCCACGGCTGATCTCGCGCTGCTGATCGTGGCCTTCAGCCTGCTGGGCATCGGTATCGGCGCAGCCGAGACCATCTCGAACGAGCTCATCCTCTCCAGCGCCCCGCCCGCGAAGGCCGGAGCCGCGAGCGCGGTGTCCGAGACCGCGTACGAACTGGGTGCCGTTCTCGGCACCGCGGTTCTGGGCGGCATCCTGGCGGCCTTCTACCGGGCGCAGCTCGTCCTGCCCGCGGGCCTGCCCGACGCCGCTGCCGACGCGGCCCGAGAGACCCTCGCCGGAGCGGTTGCCGTGTCGCACACCCTCGACAACGAGCCGCTCGCGGAGGCCCTGCGCCTCGCCGCGGCGCACGCGTTCGACTCGGGAGTCGTGGTCACGGCGCTCATCGGCGCGGGTCTCATCGTCGTGGCCGGGGTCATCGCTGCCACTACCCTGGGAGGAACCCGCAGCACGTCGACGAAGTGACGTGCCCCGAGCTCTGAGGAGAGCGATGTCGCGTGTCGTGAAGCTGGCCGTCATCCCCGGTGATGGCATCGGTCCCGAGGTCGTCGCCGAGGCCGTCAAGGTCCTCGACGCGGTCACCGCCGATTCCGGGGTCACGTTCGAGAAGACGCCGTTCTCGCTCGGCGCCGGACGCTACCTCGAGACGGGCGACACGCTCACCGACGACGACCTCGCCGCGATCGCCGCGCACGACGCGATCCTGCTCGGCGCGGTCGGAGGCGTTCCCGGCGACCCGCGCCTGAAGGACGCGAACATCGAGCGCGGTCTGCTTCTCAAGCTCCGCTTCGAGCTCGACCACTACGTGAACCTCCGTCCCTCGAAGCTCTACCCGGGGGCGTCCGGCCCCCTCGCCGACCCGGGCGACATCGATTTCGTCGTGGTGCGCGAGGGCACCGAGGGCCCGTACGTCGGCAACGGCGGTGCGATCCGCCGCGGCACGCCGCACGAGGTGGCCAACGAGACGTCGGTGAACACCGCGTACGGCGTCGAGCGCGTCGTGCGCTACGCCTTCGCTCTCGCCGAGCGTCGCCGCCACAAGCTGACGCTGGTGCACAAGACGAATGTGCTCGTGCACGCGGGCGGCATGTGGAAGCGGATCGTGGATGCCGTGGCATCCGAGTTCCCGGGGGTCGACGTAGACTACCTGCACGTCGACGCGGCAACCATCTTCCTGGTCACGAACCCGGGCCGCTTCGACGTGATCGTCACCGACAACCTTTTCGGCGACATCCTGACCGACTTGGCCGGCGCCGTCACCGGAGGCATCGGCCTCGCCGCATCGGGCAACATCAACCCCGACGGCGCGTTCCCCTCGATGTTCGAGCCCGTCCACGGATCGGCGCCCGACATCGCGGGCACCCAGAAGGCCGACCCCACGGCCGCGATCCTCTCCGTCGCCCTCCTGCTCGATCACCTCGGGCTCGTCGACGAAGCCGCCCGCGTCACCCGCGCGGTCGAGGATGACATCGCGAGTCGCGAGGGCGCCCGTACCACCGCCCAGATCGGCGACGCCATCGCCGGGCGCGTCCAGGCGTAACCTGGAGCGACCGGCCCCGCTTCGCCCCCGCGCACGAAGAGTTTTGGATCCCACATGACCACCATCGACACCGATCCCGACACCGGACTCGAGCCCCTCGAGTTCGCCGTCACCCGCAACCTCGCGGCCAAGAGCGCCGCCGAGCGCGACGCGATCCTCGCGAACCCCGGCTTCGGGCAGAGCTTCACCGACCACATGGTCGACATCTGCTGGTCGGTCCGTGGCGGTTGGCACCGCCCGCGCGTCTCGCCCTACGGCCCGATCTCGCTCGACCCCGCCGCCGCCGTCCTGCACTACGGTCAGGAGATCTTCGAGGGCATCAAGGCCTACCGTCATGCTGACGGCTCGGTGCACACCTTCCGCCCCGACCAGAACGGTCGCCGCCTGCAGCGCTCGGCGCGTCGCCTGGCCCTGCCCGAGTTACCGGTGCCGTACTTCCTGCAATCGCTGCGCGAGCTGATCGCCGTCGACGGAGCGTGGGTGCCCTCGGGTGAAGACCAAAGTCTCTACCTGCGTCCGTTCATGTTCGCGAAGGAGGCGTTCCTCGGCGTTCGCCCGGCGCACAAGGTCGCTTATTACCTGATCGCGAGCCCCGCGGGCGCGTACTTCAAGGGCGGCGTGCAGCCGGTCTCGATCTGGCTCAGCGAGGACTACTCGCGCGCCGGCAAGGGCGGCACCGGTGCGGCCAAGACGGGTGGCAATTACGCCGCGAGCCTGTTGCCGCAGTCCGAGGCCTACGAGAACGAGTGCGACCAGGTCGTCTTCCTCGACCAGGACCGCAATGTCGAGGAGCTCGGCGGAATGAACGTCGTGTTCGTCTACAAAGACGGCACGATCGTCACCCCGCAGTCCGACTCGATCCTCGAGGGCATCACGCGCGACTCGCTCCTGCAGCTCGCTCGCGACCGCGGACACCACGTGGTGGGGCGCAACGTCTCGCTTGACGAATGGCGCCAGGGTGTGGCATCCGGAGACATCGTCGAGGTGTTCGCGTGCGGAACGGCTGCCATCGTCACGCCCATCGGCATCTTGAGGGGACGCGATTTCATCGACGAGCAGCCCTCGGGCACTCTCGCGCTGGAGCTTCGTCAGCACCTCACCGACATCCAGTACGGCCGTGCCGAAGACACGCACGGCTGGCTGTATCGCCTCGACGCGTAACGCGCGTCGCATGCGAGGGGCTCCCGGATTCCGGGGGCCCCTTCGCCGTTCGCGGCTCCGGAACGTGTCGCCCGACGGCGCCGGACGCGTCACCGCCGGTTGCGCCGCTGCCGGGTGCGCCGCCGCCGGGTGCGCCGGTGACGGGTGCGCCGGTGACGGGTGCGCCGCCGCCGGGTGCGCCGTCGCCGGACGCGCACGCGACCCGGCCGT is a genomic window containing:
- a CDS encoding MFS transporter; its protein translation is MLTSSLPTQEIDAPKAGWRGWFALVVLMLPVLLVSVDNTVLSFALPEIALSLQPSSIEQLWIIDVYPLVLAGLLVTMGTLGDRFGRRRMLLIGATGFAAVSALAAFAPTAALLIAGRALMGVFGAMLMPSTLSLLRSIFRERDERRFAIAVWAAGFSAGAALGPIVGGFLLEHFSWGSVFLMAVPVLVPLLILAPFFVPESRDPAPGRFDPVSVLLSLATMVPIVYGIKKLAVEGPVSLAPALFAVGVVFGWLFVRRQRRLAAPMLDMSLFRRGTFSGAILVNLLSIVGLVGFLYFVAQHLQLVVGLTPMVAGFALLPGLALMIVAGLAIVPVAKRFPPRMVVPAALAFSVVAYVMVALSTADLALLIVAFSLLGIGIGAAETISNELILSSAPPAKAGAASAVSETAYELGAVLGTAVLGGILAAFYRAQLVLPAGLPDAAADAARETLAGAVAVSHTLDNEPLAEALRLAAAHAFDSGVVVTALIGAGLIVVAGVIAATTLGGTRSTSTK
- a CDS encoding 3-isopropylmalate dehydrogenase, whose translation is MSRVVKLAVIPGDGIGPEVVAEAVKVLDAVTADSGVTFEKTPFSLGAGRYLETGDTLTDDDLAAIAAHDAILLGAVGGVPGDPRLKDANIERGLLLKLRFELDHYVNLRPSKLYPGASGPLADPGDIDFVVVREGTEGPYVGNGGAIRRGTPHEVANETSVNTAYGVERVVRYAFALAERRRHKLTLVHKTNVLVHAGGMWKRIVDAVASEFPGVDVDYLHVDAATIFLVTNPGRFDVIVTDNLFGDILTDLAGAVTGGIGLAASGNINPDGAFPSMFEPVHGSAPDIAGTQKADPTAAILSVALLLDHLGLVDEAARVTRAVEDDIASREGARTTAQIGDAIAGRVQA
- a CDS encoding branched-chain amino acid aminotransferase, translating into MTTIDTDPDTGLEPLEFAVTRNLAAKSAAERDAILANPGFGQSFTDHMVDICWSVRGGWHRPRVSPYGPISLDPAAAVLHYGQEIFEGIKAYRHADGSVHTFRPDQNGRRLQRSARRLALPELPVPYFLQSLRELIAVDGAWVPSGEDQSLYLRPFMFAKEAFLGVRPAHKVAYYLIASPAGAYFKGGVQPVSIWLSEDYSRAGKGGTGAAKTGGNYAASLLPQSEAYENECDQVVFLDQDRNVEELGGMNVVFVYKDGTIVTPQSDSILEGITRDSLLQLARDRGHHVVGRNVSLDEWRQGVASGDIVEVFACGTAAIVTPIGILRGRDFIDEQPSGTLALELRQHLTDIQYGRAEDTHGWLYRLDA